A portion of the Nitrosopumilus sp. genome contains these proteins:
- a CDS encoding ABC transporter ATP-binding protein, with the protein MSSMQSTAKQIHNVLDIQNVSKVYQTAAGKVVALKNVSFSIPKGQFVSIVGPSGSGKSTLLNMIGALDKPSRGTVFMEGFDIFKLTDNKLAKIRNNKIGFVFQSFNLINRSSVQKNIELPGIISGMDGTTRTKRTLSILKTLGILKKAKHKPVNLSGGEQQRVAIGRALINNPAIILADEPTGNLDTATGEDIFQLLSQLTKKYQRTVVMITHNVELAKRTDRSIYMRDGEIEKDVYN; encoded by the coding sequence ATGAGTTCTATGCAATCTACCGCTAAACAAATTCACAATGTTCTTGATATTCAAAATGTTTCCAAAGTTTACCAAACTGCTGCAGGAAAAGTTGTTGCATTGAAAAATGTTAGTTTCTCCATTCCAAAAGGCCAATTCGTATCTATTGTTGGACCATCTGGTAGTGGAAAGTCTACTCTCCTCAACATGATTGGTGCTCTGGATAAACCCTCTAGAGGTACTGTGTTTATGGAAGGATTTGATATTTTCAAACTAACAGATAACAAACTTGCAAAAATTCGCAATAATAAAATTGGTTTTGTATTTCAATCGTTTAATTTGATTAATCGTTCTTCAGTTCAAAAAAACATAGAACTCCCTGGAATAATATCAGGAATGGATGGGACAACCAGAACAAAACGTACCTTGAGTATTCTAAAAACACTTGGGATTTTGAAAAAAGCAAAACACAAACCGGTTAATCTAAGTGGGGGAGAACAGCAAAGAGTTGCAATTGGCAGGGCTTTGATAAATAATCCTGCAATTATTCTTGCAGACGAACCTACTGGAAATTTGGATACTGCCACAGGAGAAGACATATTCCAGCTTTTATCCCAGTTGACAAAGAAATACCAAAGAACTGTAGTGATGATTACACATAATGTTGAATTGGCAAAAAGAACAGACCGTTCAATATACATGAGAGATGGAGAAATCGAGAAAGATGTCTATAACTGA